The proteins below are encoded in one region of Malaclemys terrapin pileata isolate rMalTer1 chromosome 20, rMalTer1.hap1, whole genome shotgun sequence:
- the LOC128826329 gene encoding uncharacterized protein LOC128826329: MEPQVPGRMPRAGLLLLPLLLCFGPETAGSIDPAALKKIVDHVHNNGGVNKQYAFAVSLPHDTCRNPQDVATYLPMAQLTDMRKKIDSFGALYNQPNGNIVAARPKEVNKPKGKYTEHSEWRLLSGPNSLVAQLTARTYGQNSCLILFTFNSPCSTKCLREAGRSNIVQMTSDAFSAINNNYKAFVFQKIFHYDMKPEVTRKDLLDAWHRLRDVPLLRCDNNGCQDCASVAPEHNPCLAGKK, from the exons ATGGAGCCCCAG GTGCCGGGACGGATGCCCAGGGCTggactcctgctgctgccccttctcctctgCTTCGGGCCAGAGACCGCCGGGAGCATTGACCCGGCCGCGCTCAAAAAAATCGTGGATCATGTTCATAA TAACGGCGGAGTTAACAAGCAATATGCTTTCGCTGTCTCGCTGCCCCATGACACCTGCCGCAACCCCCAGGATGTGGCCACCTATCTGCCCATGGCCCAGCTAACAGACATGAGAAAGAAGATTGACTCGTTCGGTGCCCTGTACAACCAGCCCAACGGGAACATTGTGGCCGCCCGGCCAAAGGAAGTGAATAAACCGAAAGGGAAATACACGGAGCACAGCGAGTGGCGTCTGCTCTCCGGCCCAAACAGCCTTGTGGCCCAGCTCACGGCCAGGACCTATGGCCAGAACAGCTGCCTGATCTTATTCACCTTCAATTCGCCCTGCTCCACCAAGTGTCTGCGCGAGGCCGGGCGCTCCAACATCGTGCAGATGACCAGCGACGCCTTCTCGGCCATCAACAACAACTACAAGGCCTTCGTGTTCCAGAAGATCTTCCACTATGACATGAAGCCTGAAGTGACCCGGAAGGACCTGCTGGATGCCTGGCACCGGCTGCGCGATGTGCCCCTGCTGCGCTGCGACAACAACGGCTGCCAGGACTGCGCTTCGGTGGCCCCCGAACACAACCCCTGCCTGGCTGGGAAGAAGTAG